In one Babylonia areolata isolate BAREFJ2019XMU chromosome 12, ASM4173473v1, whole genome shotgun sequence genomic region, the following are encoded:
- the LOC143288146 gene encoding uncharacterized protein LOC143288146: MMASESSDYECPVCHDDYVDPKILPCGHLVCQRCVQSWLDKEGRQACCPLCRASIIISPNAAGPADFAAEVNALPTDLHTAALVESHKILRGPHVCGLCENNFAAVFYCIQCMVKLCTNCEKGHRKIPALKRHILEDVNNLNVESLARSGQVMCKAHPDRLAELYCPAHEEVMCSVCSTTSHGACAARKTLADMATDTRAELNQRAQKLRMKESQMAKQVTSAKAHFQSMHKGAQDTFDSLHKALDAQRQQLTSKIQAEEDSCMRSLGVTDKTRAALTQNATAVERVAQSASEGSLLQMRQSLRARLDDLEKQSDRPVEIELKVFSLDWEKVKSEIANLGLVVVSSLSGREQASIVQVGDRVQRGKDWKHGIQDGDPPGLGTVTQIAGNEVRVLWDCGGQHWYHMGTPGRCSLQLFAAGPS, from the exons ATGATGGCGAGTGAGTCATCAGATTACGAGTGTCCCGTGTGTCATGACGACTACGTTGACCCAAAGATTTTACCATGTGGACACCTGGTGTGCCAGAGGTGTGTGCAGTCCTGGCTTGATAAGGAAGGGAGACAAGCCTGCTGTCCACTGTGCAGAGCGTCCATTATTATCTCCCCCAATGCTGCCGGTCCTGCAGACTTTGCCGCTGAAGTGAACGCCCTGCCGACCGATTTGCACACCGCCGCATTGGTGGAGAGCCACAAAATCCTGCGAGGGCCTCATGTCTGCGGCCTGTGTGAGAATAATTTTGCCGCCGTCTTTTACTGCATCCAGTGCATGGTCAAACTTTGCACAAACTGCGAGAAGGGCCACAGGAAGATCCCCGCCCTCAAGCGCCACATCCTGGAAGACGTCAACAACCTGAATGTTGAGAGCCTGGCGAGGAGTGGTCAGGTGATGTGCAAGGCTCACCCTGACAGGCTGGCTGAGCTGTACTGCCCCGCCCATGAAGAGgtcatgtgcagtgtgtgcagcACCACCAGTCACGGAGCTTGTGCCGCCAGGAAGACACTGGCAGACATGGCCACAGACACCAGGGCGGAACTCAACCAGCGAGCGCAGAAACTGAGGATGAAAGAATCACAGATGGCGAAGCAG GTCACTTCTGCAAAAGCCCACTTCCAGAGCATGCACAAGGGAGCCCAAGACACATTTGATAGTCTTCACAAGGCTTTGGACGCACAGAGGCAACAGCTGACCAGCAAGATACAAGCCGAGGAGGATTCCTGCATgag ATCACTGGGAGTGACAGACAAGACCAGGGCTGCCCTGACACAGAACGCCACAGCTGTGGAACGTGTGGCCCAGTCTGCGTCAGAAGGATCCTTGCTGCAGATGCGTCAGTCCCTGAGGGCCCGTTTGGATGACCTTGAGAAACAGAGCGACAGACCCGTGGAAATAGAACTGAAGGTTTTCAGCCTGGACTGGGAGAAAGTGAAGAGCGAGATCGCAAATCTGG GATTGGTTGTTGTCAGCAGTCTGTCCGGACGTGAGCAGGCCAGCATTGTCCAAGTGGGAGACAGGGTACAGCGTGGGAAGGACTGGAAGCATGGGATTCAG GACGGGGACCCCCCAGGCCTGGGAACCGTCACACAGATTGCTGGGAACGAGGTGCGTGTTCTGTGGGACTGTGGGGGCCAGCACTGGTATCACATGGGCACTCCTGGCCGCTGTAGCCTTCAGCTCTTTGCTGCAGGGCCCTCGTGA